Genomic window (Desulforapulum autotrophicum HRM2):
CGATGTTTTTCCGGGCAAGTTTCTCGATCAAATGGCCCCCCTTGCTCCCATTGCCCTTGGCCTTGCCCTAAGAAGGGTGGATGATAAATGATACGGATAAATCTATTACCCTTCAGGGCCGCACGGCGTAAAGAAAATATCCGGCAACAGGTTTCCATGTTTTTTCTGACCCTTGCTTTTTTCATCCTTGCCCTGATTTATTTTACCATTCAGATGAATCAACGAATGGACCGGATCGAGGGTGATATCAGCGATGTAAATTCCCAGATTACCCTGTACAAGGAAAAGGCAGGCAGGGTTACCCAAATAATGAAAAATCTGGCCGTTCTTGAACAAAAATTTCAGATTGTTAAGACCCTTGAGGCGAGAAGATGGGAACCAGTTACCCTTCTGGATGCCATGACCAGTCTTGTGGTTCCTGAACAAATGTGGATCACCAGCATTAAAACACAAGATCCCACTGTGACACTGAAGGGGATCGCCTATGACAACAAGACCGTTGCAGACTTTATGACCCGCATCGAAGCTTCTCCGCTGTTTTCGGGTGTTGATTTGAAAAATATCAAGATGAAAGTGATTGATAAGACCCTCCAGATGAAGGAGTTTGAGTTGCTTTGCAACAAAACGGTTCAGAAGAACCCAGAAACGAAGAATACAGTGAAAAAATGAAAAATAAAAACAAGGAGAGCCTGGGCGCTAAAATCGGTAAAAAGACCGCCCCGATTTTTGAAAAAATCGGGGACCTCTCAATGGTTCAGAGAATTCTTGTGTGTTTGATTACCATTGTTCTCGTTATAGGGGGTTATGTCTATTTTATCTATATGCCCAAGCAGGAACGCATGGAAAAACTTGAAAACAAGCTTGCTTCCCTGAAAAGAACCCTTGTTACCTACAGGCAAAAGGCTGCGACCCTTGAGAAATATGAAAAAAAGATGGCCGATGCCCAGGCCCGGTTCAACCTTGCCATGAAGGCGTTGCCGGATAAAAAAGAGATCCCTTCGCTGTTGACCGGAATATCAAGCTCCGGCAGTGATGCCGGGCTGGAGTTTCTCTTGTTTCAACCCAAGGGCCAGGTTGATAAAGAGTTCTATGCTGAGATCCCTGTGTCCATCAAGGTCCAGGGGGGATACCATGAGATTGCCGCTTTTTTTGACCAGGTGGCAAGGCTTTATAGAATCGTGAACATTGATAACATCACCATGACGTCCCAAAACAAATCGGACGACCTTGAAGCGTCCTGCAATGCCGTCACCTATATGTTTGTGGAAAAAAAGGAAGACGATAAAAATAAAAAGAAGAAGAAAAAATGAGAGACCTCATGCATGCATGGATTAAAATAACAACGGTGTCGTTCCCTGTGGTGGCAATGTGTCTGGTTGCCCTGGGTCTGACCGCATGTCAGGACCCGCCCCGGCAGAAGGTTGAGTCACGACCAACGGTTATTTCGGTCAAGATCCCCCAGGAACCGCCTTTGCCGACGGTCAACGATAAACCGGCCATTTCAAAGGAGGAATCAGTTTCTACCCCAGTTTTACCGTCAGAGCCGACACCCGAACAAGGTCCCTCCCTTTCTGCCCCGTTTCATTTGGCGCTTTACTCTTCAACAGGCAAGATTGATCCTTTCAGACCCCTGATCGAGACCCAGGCCAAACCGGCGATTCCAGCGGATGAGGGACAGAAAAAACCGACCCGGGAGCTCACCCCCCTTGAAAAATTTGATTTGAGCCAGATCCGTCTGGTTGCCGTTGTGCTGGCTGAATCCGGGAAAGTTGCCATGGTGGAAGAGGCGTCCGGCAAGGGATATGTGATAAAAATCGGTACGTATATTGGCAAGGACGGTGGCGCAGTGGAGCAGATACTGCAAGACAGGATTGTGATCAGGGAGATGGTTAAAGACTTCAGGGGTAAGGCTGTTCTTCGTATCAAGGAAATGAAACTTCATAAACAGTTGAATGAGGGTTAATATATGTCTCATCCGGTGATAGCGATCAAATTGTC
Coding sequences:
- a CDS encoding PilN domain-containing protein; the protein is MIRINLLPFRAARRKENIRQQVSMFFLTLAFFILALIYFTIQMNQRMDRIEGDISDVNSQITLYKEKAGRVTQIMKNLAVLEQKFQIVKTLEARRWEPVTLLDAMTSLVVPEQMWITSIKTQDPTVTLKGIAYDNKTVADFMTRIEASPLFSGVDLKNIKMKVIDKTLQMKEFELLCNKTVQKNPETKNTVKK
- a CDS encoding type IV pilus inner membrane component PilO, which codes for MKNKNKESLGAKIGKKTAPIFEKIGDLSMVQRILVCLITIVLVIGGYVYFIYMPKQERMEKLENKLASLKRTLVTYRQKAATLEKYEKKMADAQARFNLAMKALPDKKEIPSLLTGISSSGSDAGLEFLLFQPKGQVDKEFYAEIPVSIKVQGGYHEIAAFFDQVARLYRIVNIDNITMTSQNKSDDLEASCNAVTYMFVEKKEDDKNKKKKKK
- a CDS encoding pilus assembly protein PilP, which codes for MRDLMHAWIKITTVSFPVVAMCLVALGLTACQDPPRQKVESRPTVISVKIPQEPPLPTVNDKPAISKEESVSTPVLPSEPTPEQGPSLSAPFHLALYSSTGKIDPFRPLIETQAKPAIPADEGQKKPTRELTPLEKFDLSQIRLVAVVLAESGKVAMVEEASGKGYVIKIGTYIGKDGGAVEQILQDRIVIREMVKDFRGKAVLRIKEMKLHKQLNEG